Genomic segment of Pontibacter liquoris:
GAGCCGGTCTGGTTGATGTCGATAATCTTGGACGCAATGCCCTTGCCCACGCCGGCTATACTTTCCAGGGCTGCCTGGCTTTTGCCTTCCAGGGGTTCTTCTACCAGCTCCAGCGCCGCTACGGCATTGGTATAAGAGCGCACCTTGAACGGGTTCTCGTCGTGCAGCTCCATGAGCTCGGCGGTTAGCTTAAACAGCCTGATGATTTTCTTATTTTCCAAGGTTTTATCACGTATGTTACAAAGGTAAAAAATCCGGGCAAACCATGCCGCTCGTGGCATTTATATTCACTCACTTCTATATAAACGCAGAAATTTGTACCTTCGCTTTACAAATTACCGCCCGGCCTAACTCCTTACGTATGAAACACGCATCGCTGCTTTGTATTCTGTGCCTGCTGCTGCTGGCCAACACCTGCAAAAAAGGCGATACGCTGCAGGCAGGGCTGATGGACAGGATCTGGCTGCACTCTTTTGAGGAAGACCAGGGCGACACCTCCGTTTACCGCCCCAACACCTATGATTTTCCGCCATCACGGGGCCGCACAGGCTTTTCGCTGGAGCCGGGCGGCCTTGTAAAACGCTACGAGATCGCGCCTACCGACGGCCTGGAAGAGCACGAAGGCACCTGGCAGCTCAAAGGGAAACACCTGGTGGAGGTGCACATGAACGAAAGCGACGTGCTGCCGCAGGATTATACCCTGGAGATCGTGTCGCTGGAAAAAAACGTGCTGAAAGTGCGCCGAAATCCCGGGCCGGAAGAAAAGTAGACAAGACACAGGTACAAGGATATTTGGCACAAGAATTTAAGGAGCAGGAAGGACCGGGGAAGTTTTCCTCCTCCCCAATGCTGTCCTCCTGAAAGAATGTAAAACCTGTTTCGTTTTTATACTTCCCGGCATAGCTTCCCTGCAAGTATAAACCCTCGCATTTTGGTGGCCTGCCGGCAAGTGCAATTTAAGTATAACTCTAATTTGTCTTCATCCTTACAATCATACATCATGCAACACTGGCTTGTAAAATCGGAACCTGAAACATATGCCTGGGCTGATCTGGTAAAACAGGGACGCGCCTGCTGGGATGGCGTTCGAAATTTCCAGGCCCGCAACAACCTTCAGCAGATGCTGCCCGGCGACCTGGTACTGTTTTACCACAGCGTTTCTGAAAAAGCCATCGTGGGCATTGCCCAGGTAGACAAAGCCGCTTACCCCGATCCTACGGCCGACGACCCCAAGTGGGTAGCCGTGGACCTGGTGCCTTTCCGCGATTTTAAAGACCCGGTTACGCTCGAGCAGATCAAGCAGGACAAGCGCCTGGAGCATATTGGCCTGCTGCGCCAGTCGCGCCTGTCGGTTATGCCGCTTACCGGCGAGGAATTTGACGTGCTGCTGGCCCTGGGCAACTAACAAGCCGAAAAAAGCAGGGAAGTAGAACAACGATTGGCAGCCAAACAGAGTACAAGGTTTTAACCGATACCTTCTATTACTCCGGTACTTCGTAGCACCAACACCCTCTTATGGCTAACGTTTGCTATCTGCTCTGGATGCTCCTCCTGCTGGTTGCCGGGCCACTCTGGGCACAGGCGCCCCGCCAGCCCGTGCGCCTCGAACTTCCCTTTAACGTGGAAGATACCTACGTGGAGGTGATTCCGCTGCCCGACAGCAGCCTGCTGGTATACCATAAAACCGGCGACAGTTGGGGGACCGATGCCACTTTCGGGTTTACCCGCTACGACCAACAACTGGAAGAAATATGGACGAGCGATGCCCCGCTCAAACCAGACCAGAACTTTATCCGCTCATTTACGGAAGCGCCTTATACTTACCTGCTCTTTGGAGGTATTAACCCACAGGAGTATACCATTGTGCGGGTAAACCTGGCGACCGGCAAAGCCTCGGTAAAAGATTATACGCTGGCAATGCTGGAAGCTATCTATGAATTCGGCGTGCTGCAGAACCGCTATTTCCTGATCGGGAAAAGTAAAAACGATACCCGCCCGCTACTGATTTACCTCAACCCCGATAACGGCGAGTTAAAACCTTTGCCGGCCATTTACGGCGACGAATCCACTTTTTCAGATTTACTCGTAGATGCGGCTCACCAGCGGGTGGATATTATCATTTCGGAATCGAATGGGCGCGTGGCACGCTTGCAGGTCAAGAGCTTTAACCCTGCCGGAGAGCTGATCGTGAACCAGTTTATACTACCCCGGCAGGACCGCAGCCTGCTGAATGCCGAAGTGAGCCCCGGCGACAGCATTACAAAATTGCTGATAGGAACCTATGGCGCCCGCGATGTGCGCTTTACCCAGGGTTTTTTTACCATGCCGGCCATGGCCGAGGAACGTGCTCCCAACTTTTACAGCGTGCTGCAACTGCGCAACTTCCTGAAATTTATGAAACCGCGCCGTGAGGAGCGCACGCGCCGCCGGGAGGCCGAACGCCTGAAAGCCGGCAAAGAGCCGGGCTACCGTTATCGCATGCTGCTCCACGACCTGATCCCCACGCCCAACGGGTATGTGCTAGCTGCCGAAGTCTATTACCCGCAGTTCCGCGACAACGCCTCGGATGCTTTTAACCGCACCATTTCGTTTGCCAAAGGCCCAGAAGGCTACAAGCACACGCATGTGGTAGCCATGGGATTCGATAAAGAGGGCGTATTGCTCTGGGACAACAGCTTCCCGATCGGGGATATCATCACGCCCACACTGACCCATACCGTAGAAATCGGGGCAAACCCCGCCGACGGCCGCGTGATCGTGGCGTACCCCGACAATGAAAAGATAGTATACCGCGTGATGCAGGACGACACCTATACCGATGAGGAAACAACGCTCAAGATCCTTCCTTACAACAAAACCGACAAGGTGGAAGACACCTCGGAAGAAGGCATTAAGTATTGGTATGGCAGCAACTTTGCGGCATTCGGTTTTCAGCGCATCAATGGAGCCGGCAAGGTGCGAAACGTTTTTTACGTCAACAAGATCAGCTTTTAATTGATGGGTGTTAATTGTTGATTGTTAAATGGCTGAATGGTTGAATAGATAATTGTTAATGGTTGAATAGATAATTGTTAATTGTTGGATAGGTTAACTCATACCTTGTAGCTGAGATTTTTTAAAGGATGATGTAGCACTTAACAACGTCAAATACCTTTGACACCTTTCATTGTGATCATTAACAGCAATCAACAAATAACAATCAACAATTAAACCGGGCAGCAGTTTAACAATTTGGCGTAACTCTTTATATTTGCAGCTATACTTCCGGCTTATGCAGAAAAGACTCATCGTAAACCATCAGCTGCTCGACATTATGGTGCTGCGCCTTTGCCACCAGCTCATCGAGAACCATGGCGATTTTTCTGATTCTGTGATCCTGGGCCTGCAGCCGCGGGGCCGGTTTGTAGCCCAACGCATCCAAAGCACCCTGGCGACCATCCTGGGCAAGCAAGTACCGACCGGCTTTCTGGACACCACCTTCCACCGCGATGATTTCCGACGCCGTGAAACACCGCTCACGGCTAATGCCACCAAGATCGATTTCCTGGTAGAAGGCAAAAATGTGGTGCTGGTCGACGACGTGCTTTACACGGGTCGCTCGGTTCGTGCCGCCCTGGATGCCATGATTGCCTATGGCCGGCCGGCCAGCGTGGAACTGCTCGTGCTCATAGACCGCCTCTACACCCGCCACCTGCCCATTGAGGCCACCTATGTGGGCCGGCAGGTAAACTCCCTGCAAAGCCAACGGGTACTGGTCGAGTGGAAAGACCAGCAAGCCGATGAAGACAATATCTGGTTGATTACCAAAACAGAAGAATAAATCCTCCTTATGCAAGAGCTCAGCGTCCGCAACCTGTTAGGCATCAAAGACATTACGCCGCAAGACATACAGCTCATTTTTGAGACAGCGGATAATTTTAAAGATGTGCTCAACAGGCCGATCAAAAAAGTACCTTCGCTGCGCGACATTACCATTGCCAACGTTTTCTTTGAGAACTCCACCCGCACGCGCCTCTCTTTTGAGCTAGCCGAGAAAAGGCTTTCTGCCGATGTGATCAACTTCAGCAGCAGTAGCAGCTCGGTAAAGAAAGGTGAAACCCTCCTGGATACGGTCAACAACATCTTGGCCATGAAAGTGGACATGATCGTGATGCGCCATGCCAGCCCGGGAGCGCCGCACTTTCTGAGCCGCCACATCAAAGCCAATATCGTAAATGCCGGCGACGGCACCCACGAACATCCTACCCAGGCCCTGCTCGATGCCTTCTCGATCCGGGAGAAGTATGGCGAAGTGGCCGGTAAAAAAGTGGTGATCATTGGCGATATTCTCCATTCCAGGGTGGCTCTTTCCAACATCTTTGCACTCCAGAAACTGGGGGCCGAGGTGATGGTCTGCGGGCCGGTGACGCTGCTGCCCAAGTATATCAAAGAGCTGGGCGTGAAAGTGGAAACAGACGTGCGCAAAGCGCTGGCCTGGTGCGATGTGGCCAACGTGCTGCGCATACAGCTGGAGCGCCAGCAGATGAAGTATTTCCCGTCGTTGCGCGAGTATACGTTATACTATGGCATCGACAAAAAAATGCTCGACAGCCTGGACAAGGAAATAACCATTATGCACCCGGGCCCTATTAACCGTGGCGTAGAGCTGAGCTCCGATGCCGCCGACTCAAAACAGGCCATTATATTAAACCAGGTCGAGAACGGCGTTGCCATCCGGATGGCCGTTTTATACTTGCTGGCTGCCAAACAGTAAACTTTCCGTAATCCCGGCTTCTCCGGCGCCTACCTGGCGCAAGCATCCGCTTGTGCCAACTAATAGGTATGGTAGCTCCCTAAGTATGGCAACCACCCACCGGTGCCAAATTCGGGAAATGACGGAAATTACTTGTTAAGGATGAAGGCATAAGGCTGAGAAAGGCACAAGCGGACGCTTGCGCCAGAGTAAATCAGGGCTTTATACTTGATAGCAGTAGATACCGTTTTATCTGAACTATATAAAAGCAAAAAAGCGCCGCAGATCTCTCTGCGGCGCTTTTTGTTTCAGCTCTTGTTCAGGCAAGCCTTATTCCATATTCAGCTTCATGTCCGGCGTGTTCATCTCGAAACCAACCCGTCGGTTTTTAGCCCGGGCAGCTTCTGTTCTGCGTCTAGACAAGCGCTCATTCACTTTTACAAGTGGCTGTGTTTCACCGTAGCCTCTGGTTACCAGACGATCCGGGTTCTGCACACCTTGCGATACCAGGTAATCTTTTACCGCCTGTGCTCTGCGCTCAGACAGCGCCTGGTTATACTCTGCAGAACCGATAAAGTCTGCGTGGCCTTTGATCAGCAGTACGTGATCCTGGTATTTACCCAGTACCATTACGATGCTATCCAGCAGTTGCTTGTAGCTGTCGTCTACGCGGGCCTGGTCAAACTCGAAGCGTACTTTCTCATCCAGCAGTTTCAGCGTAGCGGCATCCAGTTCAGGGCAACCACCTTTTTCAGCTGGTCCGGCTGTGTTAGGGCAAATATCTTCGTTATCTGCTACACCGTCGCCGTCAGTATCTACCGGGCAACCGTCCGGACCAACCTGCACACCGGCAGGAGAATCAGGGCACTTATCGTTAGCGTCAGCTACACCGTCGCCATCTGCGTCAGGGCAGCCTTGCAGGTTCGCTACACCAGCCTGATCAGGGCACTGGTCGTCTTTATCAGCTACACCGTCACCGTCACGGTCAGGGCAACCCTGCAGGTTGGCTACGCCAGCCTCTGTCGGGCACTGATCCTGGTAATCCGGCACGCTGTCACCGTCTGTATCGATCGGGCAACCTTGCTTATCCACCTGCACACCGGTTGGGGTATCAGGGCATTTGTCTCTTCTGTCCGGCACACCATCCGCGTCCGTATCTTTTGCTTTTCCTAAACCGAAGCCCAGGCCAACATTGTGCATCAGGAAGCGATCGTTGTCGCCTTCAGAAACACCGTCGAACTTATCATTGCCTGTCAGCATGTAGTTGGATTCGATAAAGAGGCTAACCGCGTCAGAGAAGCGGAAGCGGATACCGGCACCACCCATGGCAGCAGCTGTAATGAACTTGTCGTCCTGCAAAGAAGAACCATCAGCCAGCGTTGCATCTGTTTTGGTCCAAACGCCACCACCGGCCAGTTGCAGGTATGGTCCGATAAAAGCATCCTCTTTCAGAATAGTGCCATACATCTTCAGGCGAAGACCCAGCATAGCTGTTCCGAAGTGGGCATCAAACTTAGGCAACACTGCTCCTACCATAGCGCCTTCGGCGTTGGTGTGGTTGTAAGTTAAATGCAAGCCCGCATCAAAAGAGGGGCTGATATAACGGTTCAGGTTGATACCTCCGCCCCATTCCAGCTTATTATGATCCCAGTACTGGTTTTCTAGATCGCCCTTATATTGTAGAGCACTGCCATATATCTGGAGATTTGTGGGCTGGTCGGAACTTTGTGCCTGCACCTCGTTCGTAGTTACCAGCAGGGCTGCTACCGCGAGGGCTGTTGTACATAGTTTTGTAAGTTTTGTTCGCATGATTTTTTAAAGTATATTTTGATATGACAATACGTGCATGTTTCTAATCGAGTTTTATGTTGTTAAAAATTTAACAAAACTGCGGGGTCAGAAAAGGTAGCGGAATGGTAAATCCAGGATGAGAAGTAGAGTTGCATCATAAATAAGCCGGTTTTAAATTATATGTCAAACACGCTGCGCAACCTTTTGATAGCCAACCCGAATTGCACAGCAACTACACAGGACCTCTGCCTGCGGCTTTCAATAGCGGATTACTATTTAACTCAAACTGTTTTTAGAAAACAAAGTTGTAAGCGTTATAAAAAAATAATGCAAAGCCCATAAATATAGGGTAAGTGCAATAAAAAAGGCTGCCGGAAATGCCAGCAGCCTTTTTTGTTGCACTTAGCGCGCCTGCATGAGGCGCTCGATCTCATCGGCCTCTAGCGGTATATCCTTCATCAGGTCCACAGGGCCGTTTTTTGTGACCAGGATATCGTTCTCTAACCGGATGCCGATACCCTCTTCGCGGATGTAAATACCCGGCTCGCAGGTAAACACCATCCCTTCTTCAAACGGGCGGTACTTGCTGCCCACATCATGCACATCCAGCCCCAGCAAATGCGATGTGCCGTGCATAAAATATTTCCTATACAGCGGGTTGGCCGGGTCCTGGTTGCGTACATCGCCCTGGTTCAGCAGGCCCAGCCGCAGCAGCTCGTTCTCCATTACGGTGCCCACAAACTTGTGGTACTGGCCCAGCGTATTCCCGGGCACCAGCATCTGGGTGGCGGTTTTCATTACGCGCAGCACCGACTCATACACATCGCGCTGGCGCTGGGTAAATTTGCCGTTCACCGGCACCGTGCGGGTCAGGTCGGAGGCATAGTTGGCGTACTCGGCCCCAAAGTCCATCAGCACCAGGTCGCCGTCGCGGCATGCCTGGTCGTTATCCACATAATGCAGGATGCAGGCATTGGCCCCGGAAGCGATAATGGAACTATAAGCCGGGCCGCGGGAGCGGTTGCGGAGAAACTCATGGTAGAGCTCGGCCTCAATTTCATACTCCATCACGCCCGGTTTGATAAAGGGTAGCACCCTGCGGAAGCCCCGTTCGGTGATCTGACAGGCTTTCCGGATCAGCGCCAGCTCTGCTTCCGATTTAATGGCGCGCAGCTGGTGCATAATGGGCGCGCTGCGCTCATACTTGTGCAGCGGATAATGTTGCTGGCACCATTTAATAAAGCGGGCATCGCGGGTTTCTACCTCCACCACGGCGCGCAGGTGCTCGTTGCTGTTCAGATACACGTGTTCTGCCTCAAACAGCAGCCCGTGCAGTACATCGTTAAATTCATGCGTCCAGTACACGGTCTTAATGCCGGACACTTCCCGGGCCTGCTGTTTGGTGAGCTTATAGCCTTCCCAGGTCAGGACCTGATCGCTGGTTTCACGCACAAACAACACCTCCTGCATGCGCGGGTCTTTTGCATCAGGGAACAGCAACAGGATACTTTCTTCCTGGTCCACGCCCGAGAGGTAGAACAGGTCGTTGTTCTGCCGGAAAGCCATCGTGCCGTCGGCATTGGTCGGCATCACATCGTTGGAGTGAAAGATAGCGATGGCCGAAGGCTTGAGATGCCTGCTGAAGTTGTGCCGGTTATGAACGAACAGGTCCGGACTGATAGGTGCGTATCTCATTTTTATAACTTTATAGATGCGTCGCGGCACGGGGTGCAAACGACAGGTAGCAAAACGTTTTGTTAGAATAACAGGAGTGCAGGTGAACGAACCACATAATCAGGCTTGCGGTGCAGGCAACCTACGGGCAGGCCTTTAATAGGATAGCCAGAAAACGCCGCGGGCACGCTGCTAGTATTTATTTTTAGCTCAACCGCTTTGCGGGCGCTGCCCGGCAAGGGCTAGTACCTCCAGCAGCTGCTCGTTGCGGATCTCGCGGGCGCACTTGAAATGGCCTTCGGGGCAGGCTTTGTACCCGTGCAAGCCGCAGGGGCGGCAATACAGCGGCTCGGGGCGCTCTACTATCCGGGCAAAGTCAGCCAAGGGGCCAAACCCGAAACCGGGTACTGTGGAGCAGTAAATGGCGCAGGTTGGCGCATTCAGGGCCGAGGCCAGGTGCATGGGGCCCGAGTCGTTCACATAGTTCAGCACCGCATCGCGCATCAGCGCCGCCGACTGCAGCAGGTTGAGCTGGCCACACAAATTCGCTACGCGGGTATTTATACTTTGGGCGATGATCGTGTTGCAATGTTCCTTATCAGCTGGCGAGCCCAGTAGGTATACTTTATACTTGTTATCGAGGCTATCCAGCAGCTGTACCCATTGCTCCAGCGGGTACTGTTTGGTAAACCACACCGAGGTAGGCGCCATGCAGATAAAAGGTTCGGCCTTCAGGGGCTGCACTTTCGCAAAATCAGCTTCTGAAGGATAGAGCTTCGGCGCGGCCGCAACGGCATCGGTTACTGCCTGAATAAGCAGGTGGTTGCGCTCCACCTCGTGCGTACCAGAAGCAATATCGTGTGGGTAGCGGCGCGTGAAAAACCGGGAGAACGGGTTCTTGTCGAAGCCCACGGTGGTAGTAGCGCCCGACAGGGCCGTGAGCAGGCCGGTGGCCCCGAAACGCTGCACATTCACCACCAGGTCATACTTCTGGCTGCGGATCTGGCCCAGCAGTTGGAGCAAACTTTTATACTTGCCTTGCTGCTTGTCCCAGATAAGTACCTGACTAAGCAAAGGGTGCCCCTTCAGCAACGACTCATTGCCCTTGCGCAGCAAAAAATCCAGCTGGGCGCCGGGGTAGCAGGCGTGCAGTTTTTCTACCAGCGCGGTGGCCAGCACCACATCCCCCAGAAAAGCCGTTTGTATGATCAGTATCTTTTTCATCTGCCCTGTTGGAGCAAAGCTACGCCAAAGAGCCGGGAGTTAAAAACATTCCACTCTGTTGCCTTCCACCCAAACCCAAGATCACCCAAAGTATAGCAGCGCTTTCCCTGGCGTGCCCGGCCATTCGTTTACTAAGTATTTTGAATAAACTGTGAAAAACAGCGTTTTCTGTTTTAATATTGAACTATGGCCGCGTGCCAGGTATAAGCCTCCGATCCACTTTACAGCTAAATAACAGAAACACAAGCCACAAAGCCCACGCATCAGCTAATCCTATTATATATGAGTAAATATATATTACCCTTCAGTTTTTTCCTGCTTCTTTTAGTTTCCATGTCCGGGTGCGTTTCTACCTATATGCCCAACGCGCCCAACGTGCCCATGTTCACCGAGAAAGGTGAGCTCAGCGCCGCCGGCCACATCACGCCCAAAGGAAATATTACCTTTAATACGGCGTATGCTGTTTCCGATCATTTTGCGGTGATGGTAAACGGCTCGATGCTTAACAGCGAGCGCCGGAAAAGAGATTTCCGCCATAACCTACTGGAAGCGGGCGGCGGCTACTTTACCACCTTTGGCCCGCAGCAGGACCGGGTGCTGGAAGTATACGCCGGCGTAGGAGGCGGCAGCAGCGACCGGACCGAAAAAGACGAGAACAAAGAAGGCATTATGAAGTATACGCGCTACGAGGCCGACTTCAGCAAGTATTTTGTGCAGGTAAACTTCAGCTCCAAACGAAAAAAATCGCTGCACCTGCTCAGCCGCGATTTCCCGCTGAACTACGGCACGGCACTGCGCGCCAGTTACATCAACATGAACAAATACCTGGTAAACGGCATCCCCGGCGAGGAGGAGGATAACATCTTCTTCGAACCGATCTTTTATACCCGCCTGGCCCTGAACCGGTCGGTGCAACTGCAGTATACCAGCGGCGCCAACTTCGGCCTGAAGAACCGCAAAACCCTGACGGCCGGCTACTCGGTGTTCTCGCTGGGTTTTGTGGTGAACGTGGGCAACCTGGGCAGAGGAAATTAATGCCTCTGCGCCAGGTAGTTTATACCTGCCTGACCCTATTTTATACCTTCGGTTTTAAAGCAGGCATACCGTGGCACTACGCTGCTGCCGTAGGCCTGCTTTTTGCGTCTCTACTCTCTTTGCCGTACCTTTGCTGGCTAATTTTAGATTGAATGCCTGATTATCAAATCCATACTTTACCAAACGGCATCCGGGTGGTACACAAGCAAGTGCTGAACACCAAAATTGCCCATAGCGGCTTTATCCTGGACATTGGGAGCCGCGATGAGTTGCCCGACCAGCTGGGGCTGGCTCACTTCTGGGAGCACATGGCCTTTAAAGGAACCCAGAAGCGTAAATCGTTTCATATCCTGAACCGGCTGGAGTCTGTTGGCGGCGAGCTGAATGCTTATACGACCAAAGAAAAGCTGTGCTTTTACAGCTCGGTGCTCGACAATCATTTTGAAAAGTCGTTCGAGCTGCTCACCGACATTACGTTTCATTCCGTTTTTCCGGAGCGGGAGATCGAAAAGGAACGTGGCGTGATTCTGGAGGAAATGGCCATGTACCTAGATACCCCGGAAGAGGCCATTGTTGATGAGTTTGATGCCGTGGTGTACGACGGTCACCCGCTGGGCAACAACATCCTGGGCAGCAAAGAGAGCGTGTCGGGCTTTGTGAAAAAGGATTTTCTGCGCTTTATTGCCGACAACCTGAGCACCGACAAACTTGTTTTCTGCTCGGTGAGCAACCTGCCTTTTGCCAAAGTGCTGAAACTGGCCGAAAAATTTCTGCGCGATATCCCGGTGATCCACAAGGTGCGGGAGCGCGCGCCCTTCCGGCAGTATGTTCCCAAAGCCATTACGTTCGAGAAACCTATTTCTCAGGCGCATTGCGTGCTGGGCTGCCCGGCGTATGCGCTCAACGACGAGCGCCGCATTCCGTTCTTTATGCTGACCAACATACTGGGCGGCCCGGGCATGAACTCGCGCCTGAACCTGGCCGTGCGCGAAAAGCATGGCCTGGTGTATACCATCGATGCCAACTACGCTACTTACATTGATACGGGCTTGCTGTCGATCTACTTTGGCACCGAAAAAAAGCAGCTCCGCCGCACCACCTCGCTGGTATTAAAAGAGTTGAAAAAGCTGCGCGAAAAACAACTGGGCTCGCTGCAACTGCACACGGCCAAAGAGCAGCTGATGGGCCAGCTGGCCATGGCCGAAGAAAGCAACATGGGCCTGATGATGATGATCGGCAAAAGCATCCTGGACCAGGACAAAGTGGAGCAACTCAACGAGATCTTCGAACAGATCAGAAGTATAACCGCCTCCGACCTGCTTGCCATTGCCAACGACGTGCTGCGCGACGAACAACTCAGCTTCCTGAATTATGTACCTAATTAATTGCTGATTGC
This window contains:
- a CDS encoding EVE domain-containing protein — its product is MQHWLVKSEPETYAWADLVKQGRACWDGVRNFQARNNLQQMLPGDLVLFYHSVSEKAIVGIAQVDKAAYPDPTADDPKWVAVDLVPFRDFKDPVTLEQIKQDKRLEHIGLLRQSRLSVMPLTGEEFDVLLALGN
- the pyrR gene encoding bifunctional pyr operon transcriptional regulator/uracil phosphoribosyltransferase PyrR — encoded protein: MQKRLIVNHQLLDIMVLRLCHQLIENHGDFSDSVILGLQPRGRFVAQRIQSTLATILGKQVPTGFLDTTFHRDDFRRRETPLTANATKIDFLVEGKNVVLVDDVLYTGRSVRAALDAMIAYGRPASVELLVLIDRLYTRHLPIEATYVGRQVNSLQSQRVLVEWKDQQADEDNIWLITKTEE
- a CDS encoding aspartate carbamoyltransferase catalytic subunit; this encodes MQELSVRNLLGIKDITPQDIQLIFETADNFKDVLNRPIKKVPSLRDITIANVFFENSTRTRLSFELAEKRLSADVINFSSSSSSVKKGETLLDTVNNILAMKVDMIVMRHASPGAPHFLSRHIKANIVNAGDGTHEHPTQALLDAFSIREKYGEVAGKKVVIIGDILHSRVALSNIFALQKLGAEVMVCGPVTLLPKYIKELGVKVETDVRKALAWCDVANVLRIQLERQQMKYFPSLREYTLYYGIDKKMLDSLDKEITIMHPGPINRGVELSSDAADSKQAIILNQVENGVAIRMAVLYLLAAKQ
- a CDS encoding OmpA family protein, with translation MRTKLTKLCTTALAVAALLVTTNEVQAQSSDQPTNLQIYGSALQYKGDLENQYWDHNKLEWGGGINLNRYISPSFDAGLHLTYNHTNAEGAMVGAVLPKFDAHFGTAMLGLRLKMYGTILKEDAFIGPYLQLAGGGVWTKTDATLADGSSLQDDKFITAAAMGGAGIRFRFSDAVSLFIESNYMLTGNDKFDGVSEGDNDRFLMHNVGLGFGLGKAKDTDADGVPDRRDKCPDTPTGVQVDKQGCPIDTDGDSVPDYQDQCPTEAGVANLQGCPDRDGDGVADKDDQCPDQAGVANLQGCPDADGDGVADANDKCPDSPAGVQVGPDGCPVDTDGDGVADNEDICPNTAGPAEKGGCPELDAATLKLLDEKVRFEFDQARVDDSYKQLLDSIVMVLGKYQDHVLLIKGHADFIGSAEYNQALSERRAQAVKDYLVSQGVQNPDRLVTRGYGETQPLVKVNERLSRRRTEAARAKNRRVGFEMNTPDMKLNME
- a CDS encoding aminopeptidase P N-terminal domain-containing protein, which gives rise to MRYAPISPDLFVHNRHNFSRHLKPSAIAIFHSNDVMPTNADGTMAFRQNNDLFYLSGVDQEESILLLFPDAKDPRMQEVLFVRETSDQVLTWEGYKLTKQQAREVSGIKTVYWTHEFNDVLHGLLFEAEHVYLNSNEHLRAVVEVETRDARFIKWCQQHYPLHKYERSAPIMHQLRAIKSEAELALIRKACQITERGFRRVLPFIKPGVMEYEIEAELYHEFLRNRSRGPAYSSIIASGANACILHYVDNDQACRDGDLVLMDFGAEYANYASDLTRTVPVNGKFTQRQRDVYESVLRVMKTATQMLVPGNTLGQYHKFVGTVMENELLRLGLLNQGDVRNQDPANPLYRKYFMHGTSHLLGLDVHDVGSKYRPFEEGMVFTCEPGIYIREEGIGIRLENDILVTKNGPVDLMKDIPLEADEIERLMQAR
- a CDS encoding glycosyltransferase family 9 protein; the encoded protein is MKKILIIQTAFLGDVVLATALVEKLHACYPGAQLDFLLRKGNESLLKGHPLLSQVLIWDKQQGKYKSLLQLLGQIRSQKYDLVVNVQRFGATGLLTALSGATTTVGFDKNPFSRFFTRRYPHDIASGTHEVERNHLLIQAVTDAVAAAPKLYPSEADFAKVQPLKAEPFICMAPTSVWFTKQYPLEQWVQLLDSLDNKYKVYLLGSPADKEHCNTIIAQSINTRVANLCGQLNLLQSAALMRDAVLNYVNDSGPMHLASALNAPTCAIYCSTVPGFGFGPLADFARIVERPEPLYCRPCGLHGYKACPEGHFKCAREIRNEQLLEVLALAGQRPQSG
- a CDS encoding M16 family metallopeptidase, which produces MPDYQIHTLPNGIRVVHKQVLNTKIAHSGFILDIGSRDELPDQLGLAHFWEHMAFKGTQKRKSFHILNRLESVGGELNAYTTKEKLCFYSSVLDNHFEKSFELLTDITFHSVFPEREIEKERGVILEEMAMYLDTPEEAIVDEFDAVVYDGHPLGNNILGSKESVSGFVKKDFLRFIADNLSTDKLVFCSVSNLPFAKVLKLAEKFLRDIPVIHKVRERAPFRQYVPKAITFEKPISQAHCVLGCPAYALNDERRIPFFMLTNILGGPGMNSRLNLAVREKHGLVYTIDANYATYIDTGLLSIYFGTEKKQLRRTTSLVLKELKKLREKQLGSLQLHTAKEQLMGQLAMAEESNMGLMMMIGKSILDQDKVEQLNEIFEQIRSITASDLLAIANDVLRDEQLSFLNYVPN